A DNA window from Solirubrobacterales bacterium contains the following coding sequences:
- a CDS encoding amidase translates to MSCLGTLSLKDGPDELVKGQRGQDLQLAAGVRNGDYSSRELTELALAQIETQDPVLNAFIMTDAERALDAADAIGPGDSRPFAGVPTAIKDIGAMVAGYPFTCGSGIFGDFVAPFDSHVGRRIKDAGFVIVGKTNLPELGILPVSESSRYGAVRNPYNSERTPGGSSGGAGAAVASGMLPIAHGSDGAGSLRIPAACCGLVGLKASRNRISPGPILAESPMVTEGFLTRTVADAAATLDVLAGYEAGDANWAPPPSGSFLDAARRNPSKMRIAVSVRSSIDVPVAAEHLEAVAQTAKLLESLGHELVEFDPPFNPSMLEFFMDVWAVGISSLARSGAQLSGQDVTPDTVEALTWAFWERGNKIKALDMVMVDNTLKAFARQTITELAPFDALLTPTLNLRPVEIGWIDSSHGMPAFDRAVQFTSFTAGANLAGLPAVSMPTGIEEDGLPGSIQLIGGPAGEEALLSLAGQLEAARPFAQLRPRE, encoded by the coding sequence TTGAGTTGCTTAGGAACTCTCAGCCTCAAGGACGGCCCGGATGAGCTAGTTAAGGGACAACGTGGTCAGGATTTACAGCTAGCGGCCGGCGTACGAAACGGTGACTACTCCTCGAGAGAGCTGACCGAGTTGGCGCTCGCGCAGATCGAGACGCAGGATCCTGTGCTCAACGCCTTCATCATGACCGACGCCGAGCGCGCGCTCGATGCCGCCGACGCGATCGGACCGGGCGACAGCCGCCCGTTCGCCGGCGTGCCCACCGCGATCAAGGACATCGGTGCGATGGTGGCCGGCTATCCGTTCACCTGTGGCTCTGGAATCTTCGGAGATTTCGTCGCCCCCTTTGATTCCCACGTCGGTCGCCGCATCAAAGACGCGGGCTTCGTGATCGTTGGCAAGACGAACTTGCCGGAGCTCGGCATCTTGCCGGTCAGCGAATCGTCGCGCTATGGCGCTGTGCGAAATCCTTACAACAGCGAGCGTACGCCCGGCGGCTCCTCGGGCGGGGCGGGGGCGGCTGTCGCCTCGGGAATGCTCCCGATCGCCCACGGTTCCGACGGCGCAGGCTCTCTGCGCATACCGGCGGCCTGCTGCGGTCTTGTGGGCCTGAAGGCCAGCCGCAATCGAATCTCGCCCGGCCCGATCCTCGCCGAGTCTCCGATGGTCACCGAGGGTTTTCTCACTCGCACTGTTGCCGACGCCGCCGCCACGCTCGACGTGCTCGCCGGTTATGAAGCAGGGGACGCCAACTGGGCGCCACCGCCGTCTGGAAGCTTCCTCGATGCCGCCCGGCGTAATCCGAGCAAAATGAGGATTGCCGTATCAGTCAGGTCATCGATCGACGTTCCGGTCGCTGCCGAGCATCTGGAGGCAGTCGCGCAGACGGCCAAGCTCCTTGAATCGCTCGGCCACGAGCTCGTGGAGTTCGATCCGCCCTTCAACCCCTCGATGCTTGAGTTCTTCATGGATGTCTGGGCAGTTGGCATCTCATCGCTCGCGCGGTCTGGCGCGCAGCTCTCTGGCCAGGATGTCACGCCCGACACAGTCGAGGCGCTGACCTGGGCGTTCTGGGAGCGCGGCAACAAGATCAAGGCGCTCGACATGGTGATGGTTGACAACACGCTGAAGGCCTTCGCCCGCCAGACGATCACCGAACTCGCGCCGTTCGACGCGCTGCTCACCCCAACACTCAACCTTCGACCCGTTGAGATCGGCTGGATCGACTCCTCGCACGGGATGCCGGCGTTTGATCGCGCGGTGCAGTTCACGTCGTTCACCGCGGGCGCCAATCTCGCCGGCCTGCCCGCAGTGTCGATGCC